A region of the Terriglobia bacterium genome:
CGGTTTTGACGGCATCACCACGCTTTCGGAAGACGTGGAAAATCCGAAACGCAACGTGCTGCTGGCTACGGTGCTAGTGTGTCTTTTCACCGGCATCTTCGCCGGCATTGAGGTTTATCTGGGGCAACGCATATGGCCCAACTGGCACACCTTCCCCAACCTGGAAACGGCCTTTATGGATGTCTGCCAGCGCGTGGGCGGCATGCCTCTGTTCCAGGCCATGGGAGCGATCCTGGTGCTGGCAGCTCTCGGCAGCGGACTGACGGGTGGACTTGGCGCAGCCCGGCTGCTATTCGGCATGGGGCGTGACGGAGTGCTTCCGCGAAAGTTCTTCGGCCATCTTCACCCCAACACCAGCACACCAACCTACAACATTCTTCTCATTGGACTGGTGGCTTTCGTCGGCGCGGTGTCGCTGAATTACGTCGGTAATGCTTACGAGCACGCGGCCGAGCTGCTGAATTTCGGCGCTTTCCTGGCCTTTATGGGGGTGAACTTATCGACCTTCTGGCACTTCTCGATTGTCCTGCGCAGCGGCCGCCGGCGCATTCTGGGTGACGCCATCCTCCCTCTTATCGGTTTCGTCTTCTGTGCGCTGATCTGGTGGAACCTGAACATCCTGGCCAAAGCCGTGGGCGGCATCTGGTTTGCCATCGGAATCACTTACATCGTCTATTCCACAAAGGGATTCCGCCTCAAACCCAGGATGATCGACTTCAGCGAAACGTAGTCGCAGTGCCCGCGCTCCACCAAGCCTTCCGCAAGGTGAGGGACAGACGTTCGTCTTTTCCCTACACTTCCTCTCGCACCACAAAAGGTTCGCGATAGTGCCCGCGCAGCATGTGGTCCGCTTCTTCATCCCCGATAACTTCCTGCTTAACGGGATCAAAATTCAGAGTGCGGCCCAGACGGTAGGAAGCGTTCGCCAGATGGACCAGCGTGCATGAGATGTGCCCCTCTTCGATGGGCGCATTCAGGTCTTCCTTCTTGCGGCTGCGAACACAATCTATAAAGTTGCCCCAGTTATTTCCGCCTTGACTGGCGCCAGGTCCCGGTTCATGCGCCGGGCCCAGCCACGACCTGTAAGACGCAAAGCTTTCATTGTCCGACGCTGTGTAACCCTTGGAGCCGTAGAAGATGTTACCCACGGTGCCAAAGGGGCCACGCGGCCGACGAGGTTCCTTCCTGGGCGGGCCGATGAAGCCTGGAATTTCGACGCCAAAGCCGGGCGTGCCAATGTCCGCCTCGTGGTTGGTAATCCAGTGGCGCACCTCGAATTCCAGCATCTTGCGCTTCCCGTCCGGCATGTCAAATTCAAAAACGGAACTCAGAGTATTGGGCGTTTGCTGATCGTCACGGAACATGAAATGCCCGCCGATGGCCGATACTTTATTTGGAAAGCCGACTCCCAGCCCCCAGCGGGCAACATCCATCTGGTGGATGCCTTGGTTGCCAATGTCGCCGTTCCCGTAATCCCAGAACCAGTGCCAGTTGTAGTGAAAATGGTTGCGGGTGAAGTCATGGAGCGGCGCCGGTCCCGTCCACAGATCATAGTGGACGCCCGCAGGGACCGGCTCGACGGCAGTGTGGCCGATAGTGTCGCGCCAGTTGTAGCAAAGGCCGCGGGCCAGATAGACTTCGCCAATCAGGCCGTCACGCAGCTTCTGCACTTCTTCAATAATCGCCTCTTCTGAACGCGAATTGGTGCCGTGCTGGACAATCCGATTGTACTTCTGCGCAGCCTTCACAAGCTGGTGGCCGTCCCACCAGTTATGCGAGCACGGCTTTTCAACGTAAACATCCTTTCCCGCCTGGCAGCCCCAGATGGCGAGCAGAGAATGCCAGTGGTTCGGCGCGGCGATCGAAATGGCGTCGATGGATTTGTCTTCCATCAGCTTCCGCGCGTCGATATAGGTGGCGGGTCGCCGCAGCGCCATCTTGTCCATGTCCGACAGGCGCCCGGCAATAATGTTTTCGTCCACGTCACAGACGGCGGCGACTTGAGCGTTCGCCAGGCGTGAATATTCCTTGACGTGCTCGAACCCTTGCCCCCGTATGCCGCACACGCCAACGCGCACACGGTCATTAGCTCCGAAAACCCTGTCCGGACGTGTAATAAAAGTGATTCCCGCAGGAACCGCCAGCCCTGCGGTTGAATCGACCGCCGTTTTGAATGAGTTCCTTTTTATCTCTTTTTCAGTGCCGCTCATCACTCCTCCCGCAATCAGTTTGTGCTTTCAGCATCAGGTTACCCGCTTTGCGGCGGTCGCATCATCCCGAATGGATTTTGTATGAGAACTTCCGCAACCTTCCCAATTCGCTTCGGTACCCTACGATGAACTCACGCCCCCGTGCCAGACCGATTCGGCCCCGGGCCCCGAGCGCGCAGTGACAACTTCAATCAGATAAGGTTTCCCTTTGCGGGTCACCGCCTTTCCGCGCTCGAGCGCCGGTTTCAGCTGGTGCGCATGATCAACTCTCACTCCGCTCACGCCCTGGCTTCCTGCCAAGGCGACAAAGTCAATATCAGGTTCGCCCAGATACGTCGCGGCGTAATGCCCCTCCGCCGCCATCCTGCCCTTATATCCGTCATAAACCAGGCGCACCGTCTGGTAGTTGTGGTTGTTTGCGACAACTGTGAGCACGGGAATGTTGTAGCGGGCCTGCGTCCAGAAGCCTGACGCGCTGTACATCACCGCGCCGTCGCCGATGAAGCAGACAACCTGCCGACTCGGCGTCCCCAGCTTCGCGCCCGTCGCAGCCCCAACGCCCCATCCAAGACTGGCTCCTGCCGTGCCGATAAACACCTGCTCGTTTTCGCGGAAACCAAACGCAAAGGGCCCATAGGGAGCCGTGGTATTCTCGCAAACCACAATTGCGTCTGCATCCAGGGAGTCCGCCAGGATCTGCGACAATTCATCCGGGTGAATGGGCCTCTGGCCAAAGTTCTCCTGCCGCGCCGCGCGATCCTGCTGGGCTGCCTCCGCCGTGAATGCCGAGATTTCTGCCGAACGTCCGTCGGCGATTGCGTTGCGGTTCTCCGAAGCGAGAAGACTTCTTGCATCTTCAAGCAGTTCCCTCAGCGATTCCTTGATATCGCCAACCAGTGCCAGGTCGGTTGGATAATTTCGGCCCATCGCGGCAGTATTCATCCCGATTCGCACCACGCGCACGCCGGCCGGCACGTCATTGGTCTGCAGCACCGCGCGATCGCCGAAGTCCCGGCAGCCGATCGAGACCATCAGGTCCACTCCTCGCTTCACCCAGTCGGAACTCGCCCGGAAGTTGCCCAGGTAATGCGGGTGGCGGACCGGAAAGCTATGGAACGCTCGAAATGGAGAGTCCATGGCGAGCCCCTTCGCAACTATTTCAGCCTGGGCCGTCACCTGGTCCGCCACCGGCAGCCCCAGTTCCTCCGAAAGCTTCAGGAGATCCATCTGCGCTCCCGCTTTCCACACGTCATCCCCGATCACCAGCAGCGGCTGACTGGATTCCACAAGCCATCTGGCTGCCTGCTCCACTGACGCCTTCGAAGGACGCGTGCACGCTTTCAACAGAAATCGTTCGGCGGGCAGCACCTGCGCCCGGGTTCCCCGGCTCTCCAGCGCCGCGTCCTTCATCGCCAGGTAGACCGGCCCGCGGGGCTCGGTGGTCGCTTCTTTGAATGCCCGTCGGACCATCAGTGGCAGCAGGGCTGGCTCGCGAACTTCCCAGCACATCTTGGTGAACGGCCGCACGATCTCTTTTTGGCTGAACCCGGGCGGCGCAGCCAGTTGGACTTCATCACTCCCGGTCTCGCTATCCAGCAGGCCAGCAGTCACCACCAAAGCGGAGCCGTCCCAGTGCGCGTTATAGAGCTGTCCCATCATCTGGGCCGATCCCACCACTGCGTGTACGTTCACGAAACCCGGCTTGCCGGTCACCCGGTGGTAGCCATCTGCCATGGACAGCACAATCCCTTCGTGCAGGCCCAGAATCACGCGCATCGAGGGCACATCCGTCAGCGCGTCATACAAGCCGGACTCAAACGACCCGGGGTTAGCAAAGACATACTCCACTCCGGCCGCTCGGGCCTGCGCCACTACAAGTTCTCCTCCGCTCCCCTCTACCGTGGAAGTGGAAGCCTCCGCGACCGAAGCCGAGCCTTCCGGTGAGTTTGTTTCGGCTCCTTGCTGCGATTTTTCAGAGTTGAAATTGTCTTCCACTGCTTACCCGCCCCCGGGCTCCCGTACAAGTCGGAATGGCGTTCCGATTATGCAGAAGATACCACAGCCTGCGGCGATGGGAGTTTCTTTCGCGAAAATCAGCCGTTTGACTTCCTGCAGGGGTCGTGAAATGAAAAGGCGGGGGCAGATGCCATGCTGGGCGCGGGCATTGGTCTTTAGTTCCCTGAATCAGTATCCTCTGAGGTTTCTTGCTCCGGGAGGGTCCGCCCAGCATGACAGGTTTGGTGTCCGCGTGCCTGCGACTTCGGCAACGTTGCGTCAGGCGGCTTTGCGGACAGAAATCTTCTCGACCGTTGAATTGGTTACCTCGTAGGTTTGAAGCTCCGGTTGGCCGTCCGTGAACTTCTCCAGGGATTTCAAAACGTCGGCATATCCCTGGCGGTTGTACGCCTCGGCGTGTTCCTTGTTGTCCCACAGGCTGATGCCGACGGCTTCTTTACCATCGTTTGAGACCATCACAATTTCACCGGTAAATCCGAGGAATTTCTTCAGAGCGGGGATCGTCTCGGTGTCGATGGCTCGCACAAAGCCCGGCCGGCCGTCAGCCTTCAGATGCATTCGGACATGTCTTGCAAACATAGTCGTCCTCCTTCAATCAAGATAGGATTTGACCCTTATAGTATAATCCCGACAGCACCTCACGCCTGTGGCCATGACCACAAGAAATTCGACTGCGGCCGGCAGAGCTGCGGCGCCCGGGCGTTCAGCGCCCGGGGCCAGTTCCTTTGGGCACAAGGAGTTCCGCGTCGCCTGCGGATCGGTTTGACTTCACGGGTTGCCGTGGGATACTCTCAAAATGATCGGTTTTTCCGCCTTTTATGCGGCATTTCGGGACCCCGGGCATGCGAAGAGTTTACCTCGACAACAATGCGACCACCGCCGTCGCGCCTGAAGTACTTGAGGCGATGAAGCCATACTTTCTGGTTGATTACGGCAACGCCTCGTCCATCCATCTTCGGGGGCAGCGCGCCCGGTCCGCCGTCGAAGCAAGCCGCGAGCAGCTTGCCCGCCTCCTGAATGCCCGGCCGAGCGAAATTGTGTTCACCAGCGGCGGGACGGAATCCGACAATCAGTCTCTGTTCGGCATTGTGCGGGCCTCGAGGTCTGAGGCGAAGCACGTCATCACCACCACCATCGAGCACTCGGCCGTTCTGCACACGGCGAAGGAGCTCGAGAAGCGCGGCGTGCGCGTTACGTATATTCCCGTTGGGTCGGGCGGAGTGGTCGATCCGGCTGACGTGGAAAAGGCCATCCGGCCCGAGACCGTATTGATTTCCGCGATGCACGCCAACAACGAAATCGGAACCATCCAGCCGCTCGAAGAGATAGGGCGCATCGCCCGCGAGCACGATATTCATTTCCATACGGACGCCGTACAGTCGGTCGGCAAAATTCCCGTGGACGTTGAACGCCTGGGCGTCGATCTGCTCTCGCTTTCCGCGCACAAGCTGAACGGGCCCAAGGGCGTTGGCGCTCTCTACGTTCGCAAGGGAACCATCCTGCGGCCGTTGATGTACGGCGGCCATCATGAGCGTGACCGGCGCCCCGGCACGGAAAACGTTCCCGGGATTGTTGGCCTGGGCAAAGCCGCCGAACTCGCGGGCAGACATCTCGCCGACGGTATGAGAAGCGTCGGCCGGCTGCGCGACCGGCTGGAAGAAAGAATTCTTTCCTGCGTTCCACTGGCGACTGTTTCCGGCGATACCACGCGACGGCTGCCGACCACCAGCAACATCAGCTTCGATTACATCGAAGGCGAGGGCTTTGTGATCGCCATGGACTTGAAAGGCGTGGAATGTTCCACCGGAGCGGCGTGTTCGTCGGGTTCTGTCGAGCCTTCGCACGTGCTCACCGCTATCGGCCGAAAGCCGGAGCAGGCGCGCTCGAGCATTCGCTTTAGCCTGGGCCGCTTCAACACCTCCGAGGATGTCGATTACGCTCTGGAAGTGCTGCCGGGAGTGGTGGAACAACTTCGCTCGCTTTCTCCACACTACAAAAAAGATGCCATCAGCGCTCAAGCCTGAGGAGCATGAGCCTCGGCATGGGCTGAACGCAGAGTTTTGATTCCAATGACAATTGCAGTAGCCATGAGCGGCGGCGTGGACAGTTCCGTGGCCGCGGCGCTGCTGGCTGAAAACAACTCGACCGCCGATTCCAATGGCCCGTCCGCCGTCGTCGGCATGACCATGCAGCTCTGGAACCAGCGGCGCCTGCCTGCGCTGCTGGGTTCTGAGGAAGGCGAACCCGGACGCGCCAGCGGACGCTGTTGCTCACTCGACGATGTGTATGACGCGCGCCGCGTGGCCAGCTTTCTGGGACTGCCGTACTACGTGGTCAACCTAGAAGACCGCTTCGAGGAGGGCGTGGTGCGGCCCTTTGTGGAAAGTTACCTGGCGGGCGAAACTCCCATCCCCTGCAGCCTTTGCAACACGGAAATCAAGTTTGCCGAGTTCATCGAGACCGCGCGCAAGGTTGGGGCCGAAAAAATAGCCACGGGGCATTACGCGCGCGTCGAGCAGAACCGGGATTCCGGCCGGTATCGCCTGTTGGCCGGCCGCGATCCTGCCAAGGACCAGTCGTATTTCCTCTTTGGCCTCACCCAGCAGCAGCTTGCGCGCACGCTGTTTCCGCTGGGTGAATTCACCAAGCAGGAAGTCCGCGCCATGGCGCGCGACAGGAACCTGCCCGTGGCCGAAAAGCCCGATAGCCAGGAGATCTGCTTTGTTCCCACAGGCAACTACCGCCGGTTTATCGATGCCTACTTGAGCGAGCAGGGAATGAAGATCGAGGAGACAGCAGGCGACCTAGTCACCACTGACGGCCGCGTCCTTGGTCGCCACGAGGGACTTGGAAACTACACCGTGGGCCAGAGGAAAGGATTGGGAATCGCCATGGGAACTCCGCTCTACGTCATTGGCCTCGACCGCACCCGCAACCGCGTGGTGGTGGGTTCAAACGATGAACTGCTGCAGAGGCGCCTGCTGGTTCGCGAGATCAACTGGATACGCCCGGCAAGCGGGGGCGATTCCTTCGAGGCGCTCGTCAAGATCCGCAACAAGCACGCCCCTGCCGCGGCCCGCGTTGAGGCCCGCTCGGGCGGTGAAGCGATGGTCGAATTCGCTTCGCCTCAGCGTGCCATCACGCCAGGCCAGGCCGCTGTTTTTTACGATGGTGATGAGCTTATTGGGGGCGGATGGATTTCGCGCGTGGTCGATTGACGCCTGCGGTGGCAGGATGGCTAGCCTTAGCTCCTGCGTCCACGCGACCCGGGGAATGAGATGCGTTCGAGCTATGTGGCAACTTGGGGCTTGTTTTTATGTGTGTTCTTCTCGCGTTTGCCGGGCGCTTACGGGCAGAACGCAAGCGGCTCGCGCACCTTCGATTTTACCTATGATGTCGCTCTGAAAGAAATTCCGCCAAAGACGCGGCAAGTGCGCATCTGGATTCCGCTGGCCTCGACGAACACGCACCAGACTGCGCGAATCCTTAAAATTTCCTCTTCTGTTCCCGGCCGTATTACTCGCGAGGCGATTTATGGAAACCGTATGCTCTATGCAACGATGCTGCCGCCATACCCCGCAAAGAGCGAGTTCAAGATTGTTTATCGAATTACGCGGAAGTCCTGGTCCGAGGGAGATTACGCCAGCCTGCAGCGGTACAATCAGGACCCACCGCTCAACCCCGACCTGATGGCGCGCTATCTTGGGCCTAACCGTCTGGTTCCGACGGGCGGAACCATCGCACAAATCGCGCACGCAACGACACAAGGCAAACAGGGGGAAATCGATAAAGCCTATGCGCTGTACAACTACGTCTTTGATAACATGCGCTATGACAAGTCGGGCATAGGGTGGGGACGCGGTGACGCCCTGTGGGCTTGCGATGCGAAGCACGGAAACTGTACCGATTTCCATTCGCTCTTTATTGCACTCGCGCGCGCGGAAAAGGTCCCCGCTGGCTTTGATATTGGGTTTCCTCTGCCCGCGAATACCAGTGAGGGAAGTGTTCCCGGCTATCACTGCTGGGCCAGGTTCTATGTTGGCGGCTTGGGGTGGGTGCCGGTGGATATCTCGGAGGCCTGGCTCAACCCCTCCAGGCGCGATTTTTACTTTGGAAGCCTGGATGCTAATCGAGTTGAATTCTCAACAGGCCGGGATATACTCCTGAGGCCGCGGCAGAAGGGCCCTCCGGTAAACTATTTTGTCTACCCCTACGTGGAGGTTGACGGGAAGCCCTTCAGGGGCCCGATCGAGAAGCGATTCAGTTTTCGCGATGTTCAGTCCCGCTGAGTGGCGATTTGTAACGGCTTGGGGCACACCCGGAAGGATGCAACATGCAAGATCAACTAATCTCTGGTTCCGCGATCGATCTTTCCTCAGCGTTGCAAGAGGCCCGCGAGCGGACGCTCGAGCTGATCTCCGATTTGACGGACGAGCAGATGATTGGGCCGCGGCTGGACATAGTCAACCCGCTTCGCTGGGAGATTGGTCATGTCGCATGGTTTCAGGAACGCTGGATTTTGCGGCATTTCCGGAAGCGGGCTCCCGTCAACCCGCAGGGCGACCAACTGTACGACTCCGCCCGCGTCGCGCACGACACGCGATGGGACCTGCCGCTGCCGACGAAGGCCCATGTAATCGCCTACGTCCAGGAAATTCTGCGGCGTATCCAGGAAGCGCCCCTTGCGAGCGATGCCGCCAAGGAAGTAGATGGGTATGACGAAGCCTACTATTTCCGCCTGGCGCTTTTTCATGAGTATATGCACGACGAAGCGTTCACATATACCCGGCAGACGCTGGGCTACCCCAGCCCAAAGATTGGAATCAGCGAGAGCTGTGACATCCGTCAAGCCTTCCAGGCGCGCTCGACCGACGAGCAGGAGCGCAACGGGCGCGCTCTCCAACCGGTCTCTGACGCTGAAATTCCGGGCGGTACTTTTATGGTGGGCAGCGCTCCCGACTCGAACTTTGTGTTTGACAACGAGCAATGGGCGCACCCTGTTGTCGTAAGGCCCTTTCGCATGGCGCGATTTGCAGTCACCCAGTCCCAGTTTTGTGATTTTGTCGAGGAGGGTGGCTACGAGCGCCGCGAGCTGTGGACGCCGGAAGGCTGGAAATGGCGCGAGAGTTCCGCAGCCTGCCATCCCGTCTACTGGCGAAGGGAAATTCCGGTACGATGGATGCGGCGCCACTTTGATGAATGGGTCCCGCTCGAAGACCGCTTGCCTGTCATTCATGTTAATTGGTACGAAGCAGACGCCTACTGCCGCTGGGCCGGACGCCGTCTGCCCACAGAGGCAGAGTGGGAAATGGCGGCGAGCGCCGAGCCCGCCTCCGGTGGAGGCATCCGGCAATTTAAGCGAACTTTCCCCTGGGGTGGCGAGCCGCCGAACCCCGGCCGCGCCAATCTCGAATGGCGCGCCATGGGTTGCATCGAAGTGGATGCGCTGCCGGGGGGCGACAGCGCCTTTGGCTGCCGGCAGATGATCGGGAACGTGTGGGAGTGGACGGCTACAGATTTCGGACCCTATCCCGGCTTTTCACCCGGCCCCTACAAGGAATATTCCGAGCCGTGGTTTGGCGATCATAAAGTGCTGCGCGGCGGTTGCTGGACCACGCGTCCGGGATTGATCCGGAACAGCTATCGCAACTTTTACCAGCCGCATCGCCGAGATGTCTGGGCCGGTTTTCGCACCTGCGCCGTGTAGAAGGTTGCTGAAGTGCGAGTGGTGGCCGCCGAGCGATCCGAATCACCTGCTTGTTTGCATTCAAAGAAGAGTCGATGCGGATACAAATGATTACCCCCGCGCCCCCTGGGACGCAGCACGGCAACCGTGTCACTGCCCTTCGCTGGGCGGGTATCTTGCGCGAACTCGGTCACCGCGTCAGAATCGCGCAGACTTACGAGGGCGAGCCTGTTGATCTGCTGGTGGCCTTGCACGCCAAGCGGAGTTATCCCGCCATCCGAGGCTTTAACCGCCTTTATCCCGACCGGCCGCTCATCGTCGCTTTAACAGGTACTGATGTTTACCGTGACTTGCGGAAGAGCCGCCGTGCCCAAATTTCCCTGGAGATTGCCACGCGCCTGGTTGTGCTTCAGCCCAAGGCGCTTGACGAGATTCACTCCCGCCTGGGCCAGAAAGCCCGCGTGATTTTCCAATCGGCCCGCCCCGCGTCCCGCAAATTCTCTCAGCACCTCCGCGAAACAAATGACCGCAGCTTCCGCGTGTGTGTCATCGGCCACTTGCGGCCGGTCAAGGACCCTTTTCGCGCAGCGCTGGCCGCCCGGCTGCTACCGCCGCACTCCCGCATTCGCATCCTGCATTTTGGCGCGGCCCTGAGTCCGGGGATGGCGAGCTTCGCGCGCGCCGAAATGGACCGGAACACTCGTTATCGCTGGCAGGGCGAGCGGCCCAGGATGAGCATCCAGCCGATTCTTGCCAGAAGCGCGTTGTGCGTTCTCTCTTCAAAACTGGAAGGCGGAGCCAACGTGCTCTCAGACGCCATCGTCAACCGCGTGCCCGTCCTCGCTTCCAGGATTCCGGGTTCCGTTGGCATCCTGGGAGAGGACTACCCGGGATACTTCCGCGTGGGCGACACCGAACACTTGGCGAAGCTTCTCGAACGCGCGGAAAACGATTCTGCCTTCCTTCGGCTGCTGCGCTCGCGCTGCGCTCGATGCCTTCCGCTCTTTCAACCTGCCCGCGAGAAAGCCGCATGGAGAAAGCTCCTGAATGGATTGCGTTTTCCCGAACGCCCGCGCCGTTCCACGGGCCGATGCAGGTAGCGGTCCTCAGAATTGGAGTTCCACGCTACCTGGATATCTGGGTAGGCACTTTCAGACCGCTGCCGGGCCTCAGGTAATTTTGCGGGCAGGATGTGGGGCAAGTTGCCTGTAGGTCTCTTCAAAAACCTTCAACGCCGCATCGTCATAGAGCACAAAGTAGATTTTTTCCAGGCTGCTGTGCGACTTCAGGTGCTCAAACACTTCACCGATCATGATGCGTGCGCAATCCTGCATCGGGAAGCCGGCAATCCCGGTCCCGACGGCCGGGAAGGCAATTGTCTTCAGTCCCTTTTCTTCGGCGCGAAGCAGACTGTTACGCGTTGAGATCCGCAGGTTTCCAGCGGTGGTCTCTTCGCCCATCTCCATACTGGCCGCATGGATCACGTAGTGGGCCTTCAGGTTGCCCGCCGTAGTCACGGCAGCTTCGCCCAGGCGGATGGAGCCGATGCGGTCGCATTCTTCCTGGATTCGCGGGCCGCCTTTTGTCCGGATGGCGCCCGCAACTCCGCCTCCGAGGATCAGTTCGTTGTTGGCCGCGTTGACAATCGCGTCAACTTCAAGCTCCGTGATATCACCCTTCATGAAATAGATCCTGGCTGGCATATTTCCTCGGGGTCTTTTAGTTAAAGCAAAGGATAGCTGAGATGGCGGCGTGGAGCCAGTCTTTCAAGCCCGCTCCTGACGATAAGCCTTTCGCCACTCGCATTGTGATCCTGATCTCGCTAATCGAGCCACCGTTTGAGTTCGCTGAAATAGCCAAGCTTCTGGGAACGTGAAAGGCTTCCATTGCGTCCGCTGGTTGAGGGCAGGACGTAAATCCGCGAGCTTCCAAAAACGGAGCGCTGCGCACCCAGTTCAGCCTTGCTTCCCTGGAACCACTCAAACCCGGTCTTGCCATTAAACGCTATGGCTGCTGGAGCGGCCTGCAGCAGTTTTGATCTGAGTGCGGGCAGGCCGTGGCAAAGGTCTGCTTTGCTCAAGCCGCTGATGGAGTTGGACCATCGTTTAACGATATCCGTCAAGCCGAAGCCAAATTCGAGTATGCGGTGGTCATCCTCGGGCTTCAGATGCACGGGCGTGAGGCCTGACTCAAAAAGAAAATTCCAGAACTGGTTGCCCCGGCCCGCGTAATAGTGTCCGATCCTGGCCGAGCGCTCGCCGGGATTAAACCCGACGAACACGAGCCTTAACCCGGGACGAAGATAGTCTGGCAAATCGGGATACACGGTCGGTCAGCTTCCGCTCTGGCGCTGGAGACTTCTACAAATGGCTATCGGGATGAGGTCTTCTCCGCCGCGCATTCCCGGCACCTCGCTACAAAATCCTGAAAAATCCTCAGTTGCTCAGGATGTTCACCAATCATCTCCTCAGGGTGCCATTGGACGGCCAGAAAGAAGGGGTATTCCTCCGCCAGTTCGACAGCCTCGTACAGTTCGTCCTCCGAATGCGCCGTGACCTTCAGTCCCCTGCCCAGATGCCTGATCGCCTGGTGATGAAGGCTGTTCACTCTGCACATGCCCGTAAAGAAACCGTGCAGGACCGAGTCCGGCTCCGTCACGGTGACGGAATGAGCGGTCGCGCTGCGGCTGCCCTGCTGCTTGTGATCAATTTCGAGCGCCGTTTCGCTTTTCAAGTCCTGGTAAAGCGTTCCGCCAAACTGCACGTTGATTAATTGGATCCCCCGGCAGATCCCCAGAATGGGAAGCCGTGATCGGAGCATTTTTTGGAGCAGGGCTATTTCAAAATCGTCGCGGGCGCGATTGATCTTCACGCTGTCGTATTTCACCCGCTCACCGTAAAGTTCTGGATCAACATCCTCCCCACCAGCCAGGAGTACCCCGTCAAAGTCACCTGAGGATGGAAGCCCGTTCCCGGAGGACATTATCATCTGGATTTCGTCGGGCTGGGCCCCGGCGGCCACCAGGGCCTTAAAATAAGGCGACTCCTGCCCTTTGGCTTTCTCTTTTTCCGGTATCGAAATTGCGATTTTCATTTTCTTAAAACCCGCCTCGTCCGGCATGCGGCTTCGCCTGCCGGCGTCTCCCCCGGCAGGTACTATTTTCCCTTGACAGGGCGCAGCGTTTCAAGTAGAAACATAATTATGCGTATGCTGCATAAATATTCCTGTCGGGCGAACCCGTGAAGGCGATAGCCGAGGCCGAAATCGTCAGCACCCCAGGCAAACACGAGGGCTCATCCACGACCGTCCGCGTAGCTGTTGCGGGCGCTACCGGTTATGCGGGGCTTGAGCTTCTGCGCCTGCTGGGCCGCCATCACCATGCGCGGGTTACCCGGCTGATGTCTTCCGGACGGGACGGCAAAAAAGAGTTTCCTATAGAAGACTCTCACCCCTCCCTGCGGGGAAAATTCCCGGTTCCCTGCCAGCCGCTTTCTGTGGAAGCCTTGCCGCCTTCGGAAGTAGACCTGGTTTTTCTGGCCACTCCGCACCACACGGCCCTGGAAATCACGCCCCAGTTGCTGGAACGCAATCTGCGCGTGATTGACCTGAGCGCTGCCTTCCGGCTGAAGGACGCGTCGGTTTATCCGCGCTGGTACGGGTTTGAGCACAGCGCCCATGAAGAATTGGTAAAAGCCGTTTACGGCCTGACGGAGCTGAACTCTGCGAGTATCGCAAAGGCGCGCCTGGTTGCCAATCCAGGCTGCTACGCCACGTCGGTGATTCTGGCGCTCGCGCCCGTCATGAAGCGGAGCTGGATTGACGCGAAGGCAGGCGTGATTTCCGATTCCAAGTCCGGCGCCAGCGGAGCGGGCCGGGG
Encoded here:
- the mnmA gene encoding tRNA 2-thiouridine(34) synthase MnmA, with product MTIAVAMSGGVDSSVAAALLAENNSTADSNGPSAVVGMTMQLWNQRRLPALLGSEEGEPGRASGRCCSLDDVYDARRVASFLGLPYYVVNLEDRFEEGVVRPFVESYLAGETPIPCSLCNTEIKFAEFIETARKVGAEKIATGHYARVEQNRDSGRYRLLAGRDPAKDQSYFLFGLTQQQLARTLFPLGEFTKQEVRAMARDRNLPVAEKPDSQEICFVPTGNYRRFIDAYLSEQGMKIEETAGDLVTTDGRVLGRHEGLGNYTVGQRKGLGIAMGTPLYVIGLDRTRNRVVVGSNDELLQRRLLVREINWIRPASGGDSFEALVKIRNKHAPAAARVEARSGGEAMVEFASPQRAITPGQAAVFYDGDELIGGGWISRVVD
- a CDS encoding transglutaminase domain-containing protein, whose translation is MRSSYVATWGLFLCVFFSRLPGAYGQNASGSRTFDFTYDVALKEIPPKTRQVRIWIPLASTNTHQTARILKISSSVPGRITREAIYGNRMLYATMLPPYPAKSEFKIVYRITRKSWSEGDYASLQRYNQDPPLNPDLMARYLGPNRLVPTGGTIAQIAHATTQGKQGEIDKAYALYNYVFDNMRYDKSGIGWGRGDALWACDAKHGNCTDFHSLFIALARAEKVPAGFDIGFPLPANTSEGSVPGYHCWARFYVGGLGWVPVDISEAWLNPSRRDFYFGSLDANRVEFSTGRDILLRPRQKGPPVNYFVYPYVEVDGKPFRGPIEKRFSFRDVQSR
- the senA gene encoding selenoneine synthase SenA, translated to MQDQLISGSAIDLSSALQEARERTLELISDLTDEQMIGPRLDIVNPLRWEIGHVAWFQERWILRHFRKRAPVNPQGDQLYDSARVAHDTRWDLPLPTKAHVIAYVQEILRRIQEAPLASDAAKEVDGYDEAYYFRLALFHEYMHDEAFTYTRQTLGYPSPKIGISESCDIRQAFQARSTDEQERNGRALQPVSDAEIPGGTFMVGSAPDSNFVFDNEQWAHPVVVRPFRMARFAVTQSQFCDFVEEGGYERRELWTPEGWKWRESSAACHPVYWRREIPVRWMRRHFDEWVPLEDRLPVIHVNWYEADAYCRWAGRRLPTEAEWEMAASAEPASGGGIRQFKRTFPWGGEPPNPGRANLEWRAMGCIEVDALPGGDSAFGCRQMIGNVWEWTATDFGPYPGFSPGPYKEYSEPWFGDHKVLRGGCWTTRPGLIRNSYRNFYQPHRRDVWAGFRTCAV
- the senB gene encoding selenoneine biosynthesis selenosugar synthase SenB, producing MRIQMITPAPPGTQHGNRVTALRWAGILRELGHRVRIAQTYEGEPVDLLVALHAKRSYPAIRGFNRLYPDRPLIVALTGTDVYRDLRKSRRAQISLEIATRLVVLQPKALDEIHSRLGQKARVIFQSARPASRKFSQHLRETNDRSFRVCVIGHLRPVKDPFRAALAARLLPPHSRIRILHFGAALSPGMASFARAEMDRNTRYRWQGERPRMSIQPILARSALCVLSSKLEGGANVLSDAIVNRVPVLASRIPGSVGILGEDYPGYFRVGDTEHLAKLLERAENDSAFLRLLRSRCARCLPLFQPAREKAAWRKLLNGLRFPERPRRSTGRCR
- a CDS encoding macro domain-containing protein → MPARIYFMKGDITELEVDAIVNAANNELILGGGVAGAIRTKGGPRIQEECDRIGSIRLGEAAVTTAGNLKAHYVIHAASMEMGEETTAGNLRISTRNSLLRAEEKGLKTIAFPAVGTGIAGFPMQDCARIMIGEVFEHLKSHSSLEKIYFVLYDDAALKVFEETYRQLAPHPARKIT
- a CDS encoding mismatch-specific DNA-glycosylase, coding for MYPDLPDYLRPGLRLVFVGFNPGERSARIGHYYAGRGNQFWNFLFESGLTPVHLKPEDDHRILEFGFGLTDIVKRWSNSISGLSKADLCHGLPALRSKLLQAAPAAIAFNGKTGFEWFQGSKAELGAQRSVFGSSRIYVLPSTSGRNGSLSRSQKLGYFSELKRWLD